In one window of Spiroplasma corruscae DNA:
- the tsf gene encoding translation elongation factor Ts: MAVTTDLIKKLREMTSAGMMDCKKALEATNGDIDEAVVWLRENGLAKAAKKADRVAAEGVSLAVSNGKRAIIIEVNSETDFVSKNEKFMSLIEEISNTILNSNVNTLEDALNLRLKNGLTINEACIEATATIGEKISLRRLGCVEGSNLAVYNHSNKRISVLINFEGPISQDDAYNICMHVAAMSPKYVENSEVPQDFKDAEMHIIKETTDVTGKPENVAQNILNGKLNKKLAEITLLEQSYVIDEKQTVGNFLKNNKSKVLNMFRFEVGEGIEKVVSDFAAEVAAQLKGN; the protein is encoded by the coding sequence ATGGCTGTTACAACTGATTTAATCAAGAAGTTAAGAGAAATGACATCAGCTGGAATGATGGATTGTAAAAAAGCATTAGAAGCTACAAATGGCGATATTGATGAAGCTGTCGTTTGACTGAGAGAAAATGGATTAGCAAAAGCAGCAAAAAAAGCAGATAGAGTTGCTGCAGAAGGAGTTTCGTTAGCTGTTTCAAATGGTAAAAGAGCAATCATAATTGAAGTTAACTCAGAAACTGACTTTGTATCAAAAAATGAAAAATTCATGTCATTGATAGAAGAAATTTCTAATACTATATTAAATTCAAATGTAAACACATTAGAAGATGCATTGAATTTAAGATTAAAAAATGGTCTAACAATAAATGAAGCTTGTATTGAAGCTACGGCTACAATTGGAGAAAAAATATCTTTAAGAAGATTAGGGTGTGTTGAAGGTTCAAATTTGGCGGTGTATAATCACTCAAATAAAAGAATCTCTGTACTAATTAATTTTGAAGGACCAATTTCTCAAGATGATGCATATAACATCTGTATGCATGTTGCTGCTATGTCACCTAAATATGTTGAAAACTCAGAAGTCCCACAGGATTTCAAAGATGCCGAAATGCACATAATAAAAGAAACTACTGATGTAACAGGTAAACCAGAAAATGTTGCTCAAAATATTTTAAATGGTAAACTAAACAAAAAATTAGCAGAGATAACATTGCTAGAACAATCATATGTTATTGACGAAAAACAAACAGTAGGTAATTTTTTAAAAAACAATAAATCAAAAGTACTAAATATGTTTAGATTTGAAGTTGGAGAAGGAATTGAAAAAGTTGTATCTGATTTTGCTGCTGAAGTAGCAGCTCAATTGAAAGGAAATTAA
- the rpsB gene encoding 30S ribosomal protein S2 — MIKDLTREQLWDAGAQYGHQTKRWNPKMKPYIYNSKNKNHIIDLQQTIWRLEDVKKLVTQLAIKKEKIIFVGTKRTAKQAIKESAIRSGNFYINSRWLGGTLTNLKTISLRIKALWDIENEEKTGKINLRPKKEQILIKKEKIKLENLLGGIKQMHKLPSAMFVVDPKTDEIAVKEARKLRIPVIALCDTNVDPDMVDYVIPANDDLQESVNIITNYIAEVYADAAGIKLTPTSLKFVAQKKEDKPRENNYYNKNSNYDSRPRHNSNNERTSVTENSETTKTTTSTEAVNEETKESK, encoded by the coding sequence ATGATAAAAGATTTAACTAGAGAACAATTATGAGACGCTGGTGCACAATATGGACATCAAACAAAAAGATGAAATCCAAAGATGAAACCGTATATATATAATTCAAAAAATAAAAATCATATTATTGATTTACAACAAACAATATGAAGATTAGAAGATGTAAAAAAATTAGTTACACAACTAGCGATAAAAAAAGAAAAAATAATTTTTGTAGGTACTAAAAGAACTGCTAAACAAGCTATTAAGGAATCTGCTATCAGAAGTGGAAATTTTTATATTAACTCAAGATGATTAGGTGGAACACTTACAAACCTGAAAACAATCTCACTAAGAATTAAGGCTTTATGAGATATTGAAAATGAAGAAAAAACTGGAAAAATTAACTTAAGACCTAAAAAAGAACAAATTTTAATTAAAAAAGAAAAAATAAAACTTGAAAATTTACTAGGTGGAATCAAACAAATGCACAAGTTACCATCTGCTATGTTTGTTGTTGATCCTAAAACTGATGAAATTGCAGTAAAAGAAGCAAGAAAACTTAGAATACCTGTTATTGCATTATGTGATACAAATGTTGATCCAGATATGGTTGATTATGTAATTCCTGCAAACGATGATTTACAAGAGTCAGTTAATATAATAACTAATTATATTGCAGAAGTTTATGCTGATGCTGCTGGTATTAAATTAACTCCAACTTCATTGAAGTTTGTAGCTCAGAAGAAAGAAGATAAACCAAGAGAAAATAATTATTATAATAAAAATAGTAATTATGATTCAAGACCAAGGCATAATTCAAATAATGAACGTACAAGTGTTACTGAAAATAGTGAAACAACTAAAACTACAACTTCTACTGAAGCTGTAAATGAAGAAACTAAGGAGAGTAAATAA
- a CDS encoding ferritin-like domain-containing protein translates to MKQEIKNDLELYIVEHAKMQYCCFDLSKECMRLGYNGFAHFFQVQAQDEFLHQRRIMSYLLNRDQEFVISPFKIEKNSCDSIIQILEIYKKHREYFAKLTEDLYKKASEHSDYITAKFYDWFLIDFYEEISETKDIIDGLKLSNNDHYILDKEAGKRVSPETEPVVDPFAPHK, encoded by the coding sequence ATGAAACAAGAAATTAAAAATGATTTAGAACTATATATTGTAGAACATGCAAAAATGCAATATTGTTGCTTTGATTTAAGTAAAGAGTGTATGAGACTTGGGTATAATGGATTTGCTCACTTCTTTCAAGTTCAGGCTCAAGATGAGTTTTTACACCAAAGAAGAATTATGTCATATTTATTAAATAGAGATCAAGAGTTCGTCATAAGCCCTTTTAAGATAGAAAAAAATAGTTGTGACTCAATTATTCAAATTTTAGAAATTTATAAAAAACATAGAGAATATTTTGCAAAATTAACTGAAGACCTTTATAAAAAAGCATCAGAACATAGCGACTATATAACAGCCAAGTTTTATGATTGATTTCTAATTGATTTTTATGAAGAAATATCAGAAACTAAAGATATTATAGATGGATTGAAACTTTCTAATAATGACCATTATATATTGGATAAAGAAGCGGGCAAAAGAGTTTCTCCAGAAACAGAGCCTGTAGTTGATCCATTTGCACCCCATAAATAA
- a CDS encoding J domain-containing protein: MTVIYIVITILIILAILFIFINYKKQNLQKKLKVYKKTWKNNSERIIKLDRLKISEKIDFFPFKSKFSNTKRYIKNSYIISDLLKKQEAFYKYWTNCEYNLFSFLEVVCFDYKIKISDDEFINIYKNFCNKSYDIYISFFIMKLLPLLIDNYKKYDICDPLFKDIDVHTDKLFVDFCESLKILIEEVKKDFDYRKYKNVDTNYKSSFEENFKKQYYKQELKNEQEELSKAYKILGVKPTDDFSLIKKTYLKLAKVYHPDKNKSDNAKKKMAEINNAFDIISSFREKN, from the coding sequence ATGACAGTAATTTATATAGTTATAACAATCCTGATTATATTAGCGATTTTGTTTATTTTTATAAATTACAAAAAACAAAACCTACAAAAAAAACTAAAAGTATATAAAAAAACCTGAAAAAATAACTCAGAAAGAATAATAAAACTAGATAGATTAAAAATCTCAGAAAAAATTGATTTTTTTCCATTTAAAAGTAAATTTAGTAATACTAAAAGATATATTAAGAATAGTTATATAATAAGTGATTTATTAAAAAAACAAGAAGCATTTTATAAATACTGAACTAATTGTGAATATAACTTGTTCTCCTTTTTAGAAGTAGTTTGTTTTGATTATAAAATTAAAATTTCAGACGATGAGTTTATCAATATTTATAAGAATTTTTGTAATAAAAGCTACGATATTTATATCAGTTTTTTTATCATGAAATTATTACCTTTATTAATTGATAATTATAAAAAATATGATATTTGTGATCCACTATTCAAAGATATTGATGTTCATACCGATAAATTATTCGTTGATTTTTGTGAGTCCCTTAAGATACTTATAGAAGAGGTAAAAAAAGATTTTGATTATAGAAAGTATAAGAATGTAGATACTAACTATAAGTCAAGTTTTGAGGAGAATTTTAAGAAACAATATTATAAACAAGAATTAAAAAATGAACAAGAAGAGTTGAGTAAGGCATACAAAATTTTAGGAGTAAAACCAACGGATGATTTTTCTCTAATAAAAAAAACATATTTAAAGCTTGCGAAAGTTTATCACCCAGATAAAAATAAATCAGATAATGCAAAGAAAAAAATGGCAGAAATAAATAATGCATTTGATATTATTAGTTCATTTAGAGAAAAAAACTAG
- the rpmA gene encoding 50S ribosomal protein L27: MKFLLGLQFFASKKGVGSTRNGRDSESKRLGAKKSDGQFANAGSIIFRQRGTKIHPGINVGRGGDDTLFALVSGVVKYQRFGKNRTKVSVMPK, translated from the coding sequence ATGAAGTTTTTATTAGGTTTACAGTTCTTCGCTTCAAAAAAAGGTGTTGGATCAACAAGGAATGGTAGAGATTCAGAATCAAAGCGTTTAGGTGCAAAAAAATCAGATGGTCAATTTGCAAATGCCGGTTCAATTATTTTTAGACAAAGAGGAACAAAAATTCACCCAGGTATAAATGTAGGTAGAGGTGGAGATGATACATTATTTGCACTAGTATCAGGAGTAGTTAAGTACCAAAGATTTGGCAAAAACAGAACTAAAGTTAGTGTAATGCCGAAATAA
- a CDS encoding ribosomal-processing cysteine protease Prp yields MIKSEFVIKNNLFQSFYVKGHANFDKYNKDLVCSAVTSIVSGSLNGFDILYKDDLELIVDNNRISVNIINNCSEIQLLISFIFIQLETVAVQYPKYFSLKKVGE; encoded by the coding sequence ATGATTAAGTCAGAATTTGTAATAAAAAATAATTTATTTCAAAGCTTTTATGTAAAGGGACATGCAAACTTTGATAAATACAATAAAGATCTTGTTTGTTCTGCAGTAACATCAATTGTTTCTGGTTCATTAAATGGTTTTGATATATTATATAAAGATGATTTGGAATTAATTGTAGATAACAATAGAATAAGTGTTAATATAATAAATAATTGTAGTGAAATCCAATTGTTGATAAGTTTTATATTTATACAGCTTGAAACAGTTGCCGTTCAGTACCCAAAGTATTTTAGTTTAAAAAAGGTAGGTGAGTAA
- the rsmI gene encoding 16S rRNA (cytidine(1402)-2'-O)-methyltransferase, with product MLRVQNTFKNNLKTVYLIGTPIGNLKDISFRAIEILKKSDVIFCEDKRVSVNLLNHYNITTNLRSLHKYNELEVYNKFEEDIQLYKTISIISDAGVPCISDPGKYLINKIVENNLNINITAVNAGPAYIHSLIVSGFLANDNIFLGFLKNKNNNEEIINVVNTFDGVICFYESVHRIVDRINSLSLFLSSDTNIVIGREITKINEQFIYGNLEEVKDYVNSENFIKKGEFCILINVNKDNLLFEINMENIEKEICVLTNKNITNKEIIKIISKKYKINKNKVSSLVYKK from the coding sequence ATGCTAAGAGTTCAAAATACATTCAAAAATAACTTAAAAACTGTTTATTTAATTGGTACTCCAATTGGGAATTTAAAAGATATATCCTTTAGAGCAATAGAGATTTTAAAAAAGTCTGATGTAATATTTTGTGAAGACAAAAGAGTGAGTGTTAATTTATTGAACCATTATAACATAACAACTAATCTACGCTCATTACATAAGTATAATGAACTTGAAGTATATAATAAATTCGAAGAGGATATTCAATTATATAAAACAATATCTATAATAAGCGACGCAGGAGTACCTTGTATATCAGATCCAGGTAAATATTTAATTAATAAAATAGTTGAAAATAACTTAAATATAAACATTACTGCTGTAAATGCTGGCCCGGCGTATATACATTCATTAATAGTAAGTGGTTTTTTAGCGAATGATAATATATTTTTAGGCTTTTTAAAAAATAAGAATAATAATGAAGAAATAATTAATGTTGTAAATACATTTGATGGAGTTATTTGTTTTTATGAGTCTGTTCATAGAATTGTAGATAGAATTAACTCCTTATCATTATTTTTAAGTAGTGATACAAACATTGTCATTGGAAGAGAAATAACTAAAATAAACGAACAATTTATTTATGGTAATTTAGAAGAGGTAAAAGATTATGTTAACTCGGAAAATTTTATAAAAAAAGGGGAGTTTTGTATATTAATTAATGTAAATAAAGATAACTTATTATTTGAAATTAATATGGAAAATATTGAAAAGGAAATTTGTGTTTTAACCAATAAAAATATCACTAATAAAGAAATTATTAAAATAATTAGTAAAAAATATAAAATTAATAAAAATAAAGTATCAAGTTTAGTATATAAAAAATAA
- the greA gene encoding transcription elongation factor GreA, which translates to MTDKDIILTSEGREELEKELANLINVTRPQVIEELVEARAQGDLSENADYDAARNRQAEVEARIKEIETMLSKAKIIEKSNSKNKEIKVGSTVTFVNQKTKKEMTIKIVGVIEADPFELKVSNESPIAKAMLGKNVNDICEVRELQEPYKILIKDIK; encoded by the coding sequence ATGACTGATAAAGATATAATTTTAACCTCAGAAGGTAGAGAAGAATTAGAAAAAGAGCTTGCAAATCTTATTAATGTTACTAGACCTCAGGTAATTGAAGAACTTGTTGAAGCAAGAGCACAAGGTGATCTTTCTGAAAATGCTGATTATGATGCTGCAAGAAATAGACAAGCAGAAGTTGAAGCAAGGATAAAAGAAATTGAAACTATGCTTTCCAAAGCAAAAATCATCGAAAAATCAAACTCAAAGAATAAAGAAATTAAAGTTGGTAGTACAGTTACATTTGTAAATCAAAAAACAAAAAAAGAAATGACAATCAAAATAGTTGGGGTTATCGAGGCAGATCCATTTGAATTAAAGGTTTCAAATGAGTCTCCAATTGCAAAAGCAATGCTAGGTAAAAATGTTAATGATATTTGTGAAGTTAGAGAGTTACAAGAACCATATAAAATTTTAATAAAAGATATAAAATAA
- the uvrC gene encoding excinuclease ABC subunit UvrC has translation MIDKIKSIPDKPGCYIYFNENKKVIYVGKAKNLKKRVSSYFNKAHNFKTTKLVREVRDLETIITANEKEALILEQNLIKKYKPRFNVILNDDKKYPYIAITDEKDPTYIFTRNYDAKNKISFGPLPDGSSARNILRTLERIYPLRRCKGNLGKPCINFFIEQCSGACFKEVDPNYYVNQINNVKKVFYQGGEEFKKILKDKMIKASDNLQFEEAQRIKEIINNLGFTTEDQYVDFGEAFNKDIYGYYFEENYISFAVLFYRSGKLISKDSMVFESDVDNVQELFESFVMQVYQKNMIPDLIILPSNFVLGGLSLFFGTKISKKYDEISNNLLGLAKENAKEFLIEKIKYKSQKSIIYEELLNSLQSLLNLPRFPYHIEMFDVANILDEYVTGAMVVFKNGLPSFNDFRKFNINIDNQDDYHRMQNMVYRRYQKDLNKPENLPDLIIMDGGKIQVNAANSQLDLLDIHIPVIGLVKNQKHKTEYIFNYNKEEIYIDKTSEVFLFLEKIQDRVHRFAISGFRNRKLKGTIKDELMDVAGVGPKLISKINERYSNRQDFYDLSEKDLLKVVNNKTTCKNLLNFIKNKKN, from the coding sequence ATGATTGATAAAATAAAAAGTATACCAGATAAGCCAGGTTGTTATATTTATTTTAACGAGAATAAAAAAGTTATATATGTTGGTAAAGCAAAGAATTTAAAAAAAAGAGTATCTAGTTATTTTAACAAGGCGCATAACTTTAAGACTACAAAACTAGTAAGGGAAGTTAGAGATTTAGAAACGATAATAACTGCTAATGAAAAAGAAGCATTAATACTTGAACAAAACTTAATTAAGAAGTATAAACCAAGGTTTAATGTAATACTAAATGATGATAAGAAGTACCCGTACATAGCAATAACTGATGAAAAAGATCCCACATATATTTTTACTAGAAATTATGATGCAAAAAATAAAATATCGTTTGGTCCATTGCCAGATGGTTCAAGTGCTAGAAATATTTTAAGAACTCTAGAGAGAATATACCCCCTTAGAAGGTGTAAGGGTAATCTAGGAAAACCTTGTATAAATTTTTTTATTGAGCAATGTTCTGGTGCATGTTTCAAAGAAGTCGACCCTAATTATTATGTAAATCAAATCAATAATGTTAAAAAAGTGTTTTATCAAGGAGGAGAAGAGTTTAAAAAAATACTAAAGGATAAAATGATAAAAGCATCAGATAATTTACAATTTGAAGAAGCACAAAGAATCAAGGAAATTATAAATAATCTAGGTTTTACAACAGAAGATCAATATGTTGACTTTGGAGAGGCCTTTAATAAAGATATATATGGATATTATTTTGAAGAAAATTATATATCATTTGCAGTCCTTTTTTATAGAAGTGGAAAATTAATATCCAAAGATAGTATGGTATTTGAGAGTGATGTAGATAATGTTCAAGAACTTTTTGAGAGTTTTGTTATGCAAGTGTATCAAAAAAATATGATTCCTGATTTAATAATACTTCCATCAAACTTTGTATTAGGAGGCTTATCTTTATTTTTTGGAACAAAAATATCAAAAAAATATGATGAAATAAGTAATAATTTACTTGGATTAGCAAAAGAAAACGCTAAAGAATTTCTAATAGAGAAAATTAAATATAAAAGTCAGAAATCAATTATATATGAAGAACTTTTAAATTCCCTACAATCACTTTTGAATTTACCGAGATTCCCTTATCATATTGAGATGTTTGATGTTGCCAATATTTTAGATGAATATGTAACTGGTGCAATGGTTGTCTTTAAAAATGGTTTGCCAAGCTTTAATGATTTTAGAAAGTTTAATATAAACATAGATAATCAAGATGATTATCATAGAATGCAAAACATGGTTTATAGAAGATATCAAAAGGATCTTAATAAACCTGAAAATTTACCGGATTTAATAATTATGGATGGTGGAAAAATTCAAGTTAATGCTGCTAATTCACAACTAGATTTATTAGATATTCATATACCTGTTATTGGTTTAGTTAAAAATCAAAAGCATAAGACTGAGTATATATTTAATTATAATAAAGAAGAGATATATATTGATAAAACAAGCGAAGTATTCTTATTTCTTGAAAAAATTCAAGATAGAGTTCATAGATTTGCAATAAGTGGTTTTAGAAATAGAAAGTTGAAAGGTACAATAAAAGATGAGTTAATGGATGTCGCTGGGGTTGGGCCAAAATTAATTAGTAAAATAAATGAGAGATATTCTAATAGACAAGATTTCTATGATCTAAGTGAAAAAGATTTACTTAAAGTTGTAAATAATAAAACTACTTGTAAGAACTTATTAAACTTCATAAAAAACAAAAAAAATTAA
- a CDS encoding DNA translocase FtsK, with the protein MGELMDNFNNNENNNSDRTTAFTVHKKKRRTDSVSWIISALLLFFLNIFSVGRITIVGQFLDDVIFTYPFGWFKYFLYLLIFIIAFSIYFGIKFKAKKRFLAMVFLTFVVLCWLISSILFIVAYATKSSQFVVEHFWTKSILVDSIKSYTNNWYSNSLWNTAHNFIISDPNSYFTIWAGGGIIGTILCGISSYLTIYGGLIIAIIFMTINSLWIFTGDPFYIFKPKHKRKTSRLRILSLRDKYVLNSNDKSRTKKKRSIKNIFTLINVDDNETFDERQILSSIKESDITIELPSFNKKKKRNIYDQTAENFYKGDFSELNNNYDYSNQNNNYNQGNYYESNRGHNPVNDYNLDEINNLSNNQSFNNNIYEQKVNHYQEIPINNNFVPIVGENQITNNRNSKTNEEARRMFNLESRITPYGGNGQTIEIAAELRKYNKSKDKNEHLDQSGQITLDQFINDAIEEKNNQKQYDKYNNYTSPIQDVFARSIINGQNSFNHTNTNAKQVEIDKRKLAAKKLYVNEMYKLPSIDLMKPDNQNQKEYEILRDYANKKAKLIERVFTQFGVNAKVSNINIGPSVTKYEVQPSAGTKVNSITNLENDLKLALASQSLRIEAPIQGKPAVGLEVPNDKNMVVGLRSVIEKAPIQKVNSKLLFAIGKTVMGELLFGELDKMPHLLVAGSTGSGKSVMINGIICSFLMRAKPHEVKFLMIDPKKVELSIYSSIPHLLAPVISDMTLANNALKKVISEMDRRYALFTSAGTKNIEGYNSKQYKVENKLPYYVIIIDELADLMMTANKKDVEDSIMRLTQMARAAGIHLIVATQRPSTDVLTGVIKSNIPTRIAFSVASSIDSRTILDSMGAEKLIGKGDLLYMAPGSNLLTRAQGAFISDKEIENLVSHCKLQQQQMFDEEFLTLEEDYSTLNNTQSMQKDPMFNEIKDFVVREQKASTSLLQRRFSIGYNRAAKIIDELEMSGIIGPQNGAKPREVFIKNEDMY; encoded by the coding sequence ATGGGTGAATTAATGGACAACTTTAACAATAATGAAAATAATAACTCAGATAGAACAACCGCTTTTACTGTTCACAAAAAGAAAAGAAGAACTGACTCAGTTTCGTGGATAATAAGTGCTCTGCTCTTATTTTTTCTAAATATCTTTTCAGTTGGTAGAATAACAATTGTTGGTCAGTTTTTAGATGATGTAATTTTTACTTATCCATTTGGCTGGTTCAAATACTTTTTGTATTTGCTTATATTTATAATTGCCTTTTCAATATACTTTGGAATTAAATTTAAAGCAAAGAAAAGATTCTTAGCTATGGTTTTTTTAACATTTGTAGTATTATGCTGACTTATAAGTTCGATATTGTTTATAGTTGCTTATGCAACAAAATCTTCACAATTTGTAGTTGAACATTTTTGAACAAAGTCGATTTTAGTAGATTCAATTAAGTCATATACAAATAATTGATACTCAAATTCTTTATGAAATACAGCACATAATTTTATTATCTCTGATCCTAACAGTTACTTTACCATTTGAGCTGGTGGAGGAATTATTGGAACTATTTTATGTGGAATATCATCTTATTTAACAATTTATGGTGGATTAATAATAGCTATAATATTTATGACTATTAACTCCTTATGAATTTTCACAGGAGACCCGTTTTATATTTTTAAACCCAAACATAAAAGAAAAACAAGTAGGTTAAGAATATTATCATTAAGAGATAAATATGTTTTAAATAGTAATGATAAATCTAGAACAAAAAAGAAAAGAAGTATAAAAAATATCTTTACATTAATAAATGTTGATGATAATGAAACATTTGATGAAAGACAAATTTTATCTTCAATTAAGGAATCTGATATTACTATTGAACTTCCGAGTTTTAATAAAAAGAAAAAAAGAAATATTTATGATCAAACAGCTGAAAACTTTTATAAAGGAGATTTCTCTGAACTAAATAATAATTATGACTATTCTAATCAAAACAACAATTATAATCAAGGAAATTATTATGAATCTAATAGAGGGCATAATCCAGTTAACGATTATAATTTAGACGAAATTAATAATTTAAGTAATAATCAAAGTTTTAATAATAATATTTATGAACAAAAAGTTAACCACTATCAAGAAATACCAATAAATAATAATTTTGTTCCAATTGTAGGTGAAAATCAGATTACAAATAATAGGAATAGTAAAACAAATGAAGAAGCAAGAAGAATGTTCAATTTAGAATCTAGAATAACTCCTTATGGAGGTAATGGACAAACTATAGAAATAGCCGCAGAGCTAAGAAAGTATAACAAGTCTAAAGATAAAAATGAACACTTAGATCAAAGTGGACAAATAACATTAGATCAATTTATTAATGATGCTATAGAAGAAAAAAATAATCAAAAACAATACGATAAATACAATAATTACACTTCACCAATCCAAGATGTTTTTGCAAGGTCTATAATAAATGGACAAAATAGTTTTAATCATACAAACACAAATGCGAAACAAGTCGAAATTGATAAACGTAAATTAGCAGCTAAAAAATTATACGTAAATGAAATGTATAAATTACCATCTATTGATTTGATGAAACCTGATAATCAAAACCAAAAAGAGTATGAAATATTAAGAGATTATGCAAACAAAAAAGCAAAGTTAATAGAACGTGTCTTTACACAATTTGGTGTTAATGCTAAAGTATCTAATATTAATATTGGGCCAAGCGTTACAAAGTATGAAGTTCAACCTTCTGCTGGTACAAAAGTAAATTCAATTACCAATTTAGAAAATGATTTAAAACTTGCTCTTGCAAGTCAAAGCTTAAGAATCGAAGCACCAATTCAAGGTAAACCTGCAGTTGGTTTAGAGGTCCCTAATGATAAAAATATGGTTGTTGGATTGAGAAGCGTAATTGAAAAGGCACCAATACAAAAAGTAAACTCTAAATTATTATTCGCAATTGGTAAAACCGTTATGGGTGAGTTATTATTTGGAGAGTTAGATAAGATGCCTCACCTACTTGTTGCTGGTTCAACTGGTAGTGGAAAATCTGTTATGATTAATGGAATTATTTGTTCTTTCTTAATGAGGGCAAAACCACATGAAGTAAAGTTCTTAATGATTGACCCTAAAAAAGTTGAGTTGTCAATATACTCATCAATTCCACATTTACTAGCACCAGTAATTAGTGATATGACATTAGCTAATAATGCACTTAAAAAAGTAATTAGTGAAATGGACAGAAGATATGCTTTATTTACAAGTGCCGGTACTAAGAATATTGAGGGATATAATTCTAAACAATATAAAGTTGAAAATAAGCTACCTTATTATGTAATAATTATTGATGAACTTGCAGATTTAATGATGACTGCTAATAAAAAAGATGTAGAAGACTCAATAATGAGACTAACTCAAATGGCAAGGGCTGCAGGAATTCATCTAATAGTAGCTACACAAAGACCATCAACAGATGTTTTAACAGGAGTTATTAAATCCAACATTCCAACTAGAATTGCTTTTTCTGTTGCTTCTTCAATAGACTCAAGGACAATTCTTGACTCAATGGGAGCTGAAAAGTTAATAGGTAAAGGTGATCTTTTATACATGGCGCCTGGAAGTAATTTATTAACAAGAGCACAAGGTGCTTTTATAAGTGACAAAGAAATAGAGAATTTAGTTTCTCATTGTAAATTACAACAACAACAAATGTTTGACGAGGAATTCTTGACATTAGAAGAAGATTATAGTACATTAAATAATACTCAATCAATGCAAAAAGATCCAATGTTTAATGAAATCAAAGATTTTGTAGTTAGAGAACAAAAAGCTTCAACAAGTTTACTACAAAGACGTTTCAGTATTGGGTACAACAGAGCAGCAAAAATAATCGATGAACTTGAAATGAGTGGAATAATTGGTCCACAAAATGGAGCTAAACCAAGAGAGGTTTTTATTAAAAACGAAGATATGTATTAA